Proteins encoded together in one Chelonoidis abingdonii isolate Lonesome George chromosome 1, CheloAbing_2.0, whole genome shotgun sequence window:
- the CYSLTR2 gene encoding cysteinyl leukotriene receptor 2 isoform X1, protein MRGYVGRMPEDSNMTELVSQMCQNDNATNTSNLDNCSIDDFKHAVYPTIYLTIFALSIFGNGLSIYVFLKLYRKKTPVNVFMLNLAISDLLFVWTLPFRATYYLMKSRWVFGDIFCRIVSYSLYVNMYCSIYFLTVLSIVRFVAIVHPFKHLKLIAIKYSRIICAVIWGFVMTVASVLLFRECIGKDYPRKCLDLQEETVQKLLVMNYIVLIVGFLLPFCTIICCYVLAIKALLKPRVPKAKVRASHKKAVSTIIITLFMFLLCFLPYHILRTVYLLENFKAFMANCCNLLAEGAVIAHSLAAMNSCLDPVLYYFAGENFKERLKSIYKR, encoded by the exons ATGAGAGGATATGTTGGCAG gatgccAGAAGACTCAAACATGACTGAATTAGTTTCACAGATGTGCCAAAATGACAATGCCACCAACACGTCAAACTTGGACAACTGCTCTATTGATGACTTCAAGCATGCTGTTTATCCCACAATATATCTCACAATATTTGCCTTAAGTATCTTTGGAAATGGCCTTTCCATATATGTTTTCCTGAAGCTTTACAGGAAAAAGACTCCAGTGAATGTTTTCATGCTGAACTTGGCTATTTCAGACCTCCTGTTTGTGTGGACTTTACCCTTCCGTGCCACCTATTACTTGATGAAATCTCGGTGGGTATTTGGGGATATATTTTGCAGGATTGTGTCTTATAGCTTGTATGTCAATATGTACTGCAGCATTTATTTTCTAACTGTGCTGAGCATTGTTCGTTTTGTGGCTATTGTTCATCCTTTCAAACATTTGAAACTAATCGCCATCAAGTATTCTAGAATCATATGTGCGGTGATATGGGGTTTTGTGATGACAGTTGCCAGCGTGCTGCTGTTCAGGGAATGCATTGGCAAGGACTACCCACGCAAGTGCTTAGATCTCCAAGAGGAGACTGTACAGAAGCTGCTTGTGATGAACTATATTGTCTTGATAGTGGGCTTCCTCCTCCCATTTTGCACAATAATTTGTTGCTATGTGCTTGCGATCAAAGCTTTGCTTAAGCCCAGGGTTCCGAAAGCAAAGGTAAGAGCTTCTCATAAGAAGGCAGTGTCAACCATCATCATCACTTTATTCATGTTTCTGCTTTGTTTCCTACCATATCACATACTAAGAACTGTCTACTTGCTGGAAAATTTTAAGGCCTTTATGGCCAACTGTTGCAATTTGCTGGCTGAAGGAGCAGTCATCGCTCATTCCCTTGCTGCAATGAATAGTTGCCTAGATCCTGTGCTCTATTACTTTGCGGGAGAAAACTTCAAAGAGAGACTCAAAAGTATATATAAAAGGTAG
- the CYSLTR2 gene encoding cysteinyl leukotriene receptor 2 isoform X2, whose product MPEDSNMTELVSQMCQNDNATNTSNLDNCSIDDFKHAVYPTIYLTIFALSIFGNGLSIYVFLKLYRKKTPVNVFMLNLAISDLLFVWTLPFRATYYLMKSRWVFGDIFCRIVSYSLYVNMYCSIYFLTVLSIVRFVAIVHPFKHLKLIAIKYSRIICAVIWGFVMTVASVLLFRECIGKDYPRKCLDLQEETVQKLLVMNYIVLIVGFLLPFCTIICCYVLAIKALLKPRVPKAKVRASHKKAVSTIIITLFMFLLCFLPYHILRTVYLLENFKAFMANCCNLLAEGAVIAHSLAAMNSCLDPVLYYFAGENFKERLKSIYKR is encoded by the coding sequence atgccAGAAGACTCAAACATGACTGAATTAGTTTCACAGATGTGCCAAAATGACAATGCCACCAACACGTCAAACTTGGACAACTGCTCTATTGATGACTTCAAGCATGCTGTTTATCCCACAATATATCTCACAATATTTGCCTTAAGTATCTTTGGAAATGGCCTTTCCATATATGTTTTCCTGAAGCTTTACAGGAAAAAGACTCCAGTGAATGTTTTCATGCTGAACTTGGCTATTTCAGACCTCCTGTTTGTGTGGACTTTACCCTTCCGTGCCACCTATTACTTGATGAAATCTCGGTGGGTATTTGGGGATATATTTTGCAGGATTGTGTCTTATAGCTTGTATGTCAATATGTACTGCAGCATTTATTTTCTAACTGTGCTGAGCATTGTTCGTTTTGTGGCTATTGTTCATCCTTTCAAACATTTGAAACTAATCGCCATCAAGTATTCTAGAATCATATGTGCGGTGATATGGGGTTTTGTGATGACAGTTGCCAGCGTGCTGCTGTTCAGGGAATGCATTGGCAAGGACTACCCACGCAAGTGCTTAGATCTCCAAGAGGAGACTGTACAGAAGCTGCTTGTGATGAACTATATTGTCTTGATAGTGGGCTTCCTCCTCCCATTTTGCACAATAATTTGTTGCTATGTGCTTGCGATCAAAGCTTTGCTTAAGCCCAGGGTTCCGAAAGCAAAGGTAAGAGCTTCTCATAAGAAGGCAGTGTCAACCATCATCATCACTTTATTCATGTTTCTGCTTTGTTTCCTACCATATCACATACTAAGAACTGTCTACTTGCTGGAAAATTTTAAGGCCTTTATGGCCAACTGTTGCAATTTGCTGGCTGAAGGAGCAGTCATCGCTCATTCCCTTGCTGCAATGAATAGTTGCCTAGATCCTGTGCTCTATTACTTTGCGGGAGAAAACTTCAAAGAGAGACTCAAAAGTATATATAAAAGGTAG